A genome region from Leifsonia sp. Root112D2 includes the following:
- the nadB gene encoding L-aspartate oxidase, whose translation MSGLGMAGTRPSVIVVGSGIAGLVAALTASATHEVTLVTKARLSESNTLYAQGGIAAAIFDDDSVAEHVADTLRAGAGLNVLEAVEALCSEGPERIRDLIRFGVEFDRSGGALARGLEAAHSHARVLHAGGDATGAAIETALVRAVRASAARILEHAFVSELIVDDGRVVGIEVLREGESEALYADAVILASGGAGQLYAHTTNPAVTTGDGAAAAWRAGARMADLEFYQFHPTALAIPGNFLVSEAVRGEGAVLRNAVGERFMLDVHPDAELAPRDVVARGIAVEMAAQGGTPVLLDATRLGADFLTSRFPTIDAAGRAAGLDWAREGIPVTPAAHYWMGGVATDTWGRTSLAGLYAVGEVACTGAHGANRLASNSLLESVVFAHRAATQLANDPRWSSSRLRRIETSSPGLDTLAGARYSTSGNAEVVDRASLQQLMWRFAGVHRSGGGLEEAAQTLAGWSAADAASATASGVSIAQREDANLLDLARLLVSAALERRESRGAHFRSDYPATSDDFARHLAWAREVPVPC comes from the coding sequence ATGAGTGGTCTGGGCATGGCAGGCACCCGGCCGAGCGTCATCGTTGTCGGCAGCGGCATCGCCGGCCTCGTTGCGGCGCTCACGGCGAGCGCCACGCACGAGGTCACGCTCGTGACAAAGGCGCGGCTGAGCGAGAGCAACACGCTCTACGCGCAGGGTGGCATCGCGGCCGCCATCTTCGACGACGACAGCGTGGCCGAGCACGTGGCCGACACGCTGCGCGCCGGCGCCGGGCTGAACGTGCTCGAGGCCGTCGAGGCGCTGTGTTCGGAGGGCCCGGAACGCATCCGCGACCTGATCCGCTTCGGCGTAGAGTTCGACCGCTCCGGCGGGGCACTCGCCCGAGGCCTCGAGGCGGCGCACTCGCACGCACGCGTGCTGCACGCGGGAGGGGATGCGACGGGAGCCGCCATCGAGACGGCGCTCGTGCGCGCGGTGCGCGCATCCGCCGCCCGCATTCTGGAACACGCCTTCGTGAGTGAGCTGATCGTGGACGACGGGCGTGTGGTCGGGATCGAGGTTCTGCGCGAGGGCGAGAGCGAGGCGTTGTACGCGGATGCCGTGATTCTCGCGTCGGGCGGGGCCGGGCAGCTTTATGCACACACGACGAACCCGGCGGTGACGACCGGTGACGGCGCGGCCGCCGCCTGGCGCGCGGGGGCGCGCATGGCCGACCTCGAGTTCTACCAATTCCACCCGACGGCGCTGGCGATCCCCGGCAACTTTCTCGTCTCCGAGGCGGTGCGCGGTGAGGGTGCCGTGCTGCGCAACGCAGTCGGCGAGCGCTTCATGCTCGACGTGCACCCCGACGCTGAACTCGCCCCGCGCGACGTGGTCGCCCGTGGCATCGCCGTGGAGATGGCGGCTCAGGGCGGCACCCCTGTGCTGCTGGATGCCACGCGGCTCGGCGCCGATTTTCTCACCTCGCGCTTTCCCACGATTGACGCCGCCGGTCGTGCGGCAGGGCTCGACTGGGCGCGCGAGGGGATTCCTGTCACGCCCGCCGCGCATTACTGGATGGGCGGGGTTGCCACCGACACGTGGGGGCGTACCTCTCTTGCCGGGCTGTATGCGGTGGGTGAAGTCGCCTGCACGGGAGCGCACGGGGCGAACCGGCTGGCGTCGAACTCGCTGCTCGAGTCGGTGGTCTTCGCGCATCGGGCGGCAACGCAACTGGCGAATGATCCCCGGTGGTCGAGTAGCCGCTTGCGGCGTATCGAGACCTCGTCACCAGGTCTCGATACACTCGCTGGCGCTCGTTACTCGACCAGCGGAAATGCCGAAGTCGTGGATCGAGCCAGCTTGCAGCAGCTGATGTGGCGGTTCGCGGGCGTGCACCGCTCGGGCGGTGGTCTGGAGGAGGCAGCGCAGACGCTGGCCGGGTGGAGCGCCGCGGACGCGGCATCCGCCACCGCTTCAGGCGTGAGCATCGCCCAGCGCGAAGACGCCAACCTGCTCGACCTGGCCCGGCTGCTCGTGAGCGCCGCGCTCGAACGTCGCGAATCGCGTGGCGCGCACTTCCGCTCCGACTACCCGGCCACATCCGACGACTTCGCCCGCCATCTTGCGTGGGCCAGAGAGGTGCCCGTGCCATGCTGA